A stretch of Paludisphaera borealis DNA encodes these proteins:
- a CDS encoding carbonic anhydrase/acetyltransferase: MSRSRDGRRRSMSLRPAGDNLETRQLLNGTWPTYISKAELRSLLNDPPGQPAVRPNTPVLPYGTPAKSATFIDPSVCVTNGYAVIISQNSFIGPYAKLNAQAGIVKIGSYTAILDNASITANPSNLHGGPAPEVLIGSQVEISYGATVTGPAVIGGYNAATKPTYVGPGAVIDGATIAPGAFVSALARVGPGVTVPAGMKVLPGANVTTDAEASDPALGKVTPVTAADQADLVKTLNANYSLGIGYATLYQGQSATGASPGVPSTVSGVNNGNLWTVTGANSQPGSPTASTAYLPPGAGPKFPTPHRPLLAQGLLGSFTSRVTGGARFTQRAASVQAALGRRNSIRADQGQPISVGSIAQTGSSVTINSPEGGSLAIGQQFSAGRGAVILGGTSAKPAVIGDDVTIGAGAVVDRSSLGSGSTVGTLAYVLNSTFPAGTNIPDGAIYINNVLVGHVSR; the protein is encoded by the coding sequence ATGAGTCGATCGAGAGACGGCCGCCGCCGTTCGATGAGTCTTCGGCCGGCCGGCGACAACCTGGAAACCCGCCAGTTGCTCAACGGCACTTGGCCCACGTACATCTCGAAGGCCGAGCTGCGATCGTTGTTGAACGACCCGCCGGGGCAGCCGGCGGTGCGGCCCAACACGCCGGTCCTTCCCTACGGGACGCCGGCCAAGTCGGCGACGTTCATCGACCCCTCGGTATGCGTCACCAACGGTTACGCGGTCATCATCAGCCAGAACAGCTTCATCGGCCCGTACGCCAAGCTGAACGCGCAGGCGGGTATCGTCAAGATCGGCAGCTACACGGCGATCCTCGACAACGCATCGATCACCGCCAATCCGTCGAACCTCCACGGCGGTCCCGCGCCCGAGGTCCTGATCGGCAGCCAGGTCGAGATCAGCTACGGGGCGACGGTCACGGGCCCCGCGGTGATCGGCGGCTACAACGCGGCGACCAAGCCGACGTACGTCGGCCCCGGCGCGGTGATCGACGGCGCGACGATCGCCCCCGGCGCGTTCGTCTCGGCCCTGGCCCGGGTGGGTCCCGGCGTGACCGTCCCCGCGGGGATGAAGGTCTTGCCTGGCGCGAACGTCACGACCGACGCCGAAGCTTCGGACCCGGCGCTTGGCAAGGTGACGCCCGTCACGGCGGCCGACCAGGCCGACCTGGTCAAGACCCTGAACGCCAACTACTCGCTGGGCATCGGCTACGCCACGCTTTACCAGGGCCAGTCGGCCACCGGAGCGAGCCCCGGGGTGCCGAGCACGGTGAGTGGGGTGAACAACGGCAACCTCTGGACCGTCACCGGCGCGAACTCGCAACCGGGGTCGCCGACGGCCTCCACCGCCTACCTGCCGCCGGGAGCGGGGCCAAAGTTCCCGACGCCCCACCGGCCGCTCCTGGCCCAGGGGCTCTTGGGCAGCTTCACGTCCCGCGTCACCGGCGGCGCCCGGTTCACCCAGCGGGCCGCGAGCGTGCAGGCCGCCCTCGGCCGCCGGAACTCGATCCGGGCCGACCAGGGCCAGCCGATCTCGGTCGGGTCGATCGCCCAGACCGGCTCCAGCGTCACGATCAACTCGCCCGAAGGGGGCTCGCTCGCGATCGGCCAGCAATTCAGCGCGGGCCGAGGCGCGGTGATCCTGGGCGGCACGAGCGCCAAGCCGGCGGTGATCGGCGACGACGTCACGATCGGCGCGGGGGCGGTCGTCGACCGCAGCTCGCTGGGGAGCGGCTCGACGGTCGGCACCCTCGCCTACGTGCTCAACTCGACCTTCCCCGCCGGAACCAACATCCCGGACGGGGCCATCTACATCAACAACGTGCTCGTCGGCCACGTCAGCCGCTGA
- a CDS encoding GDYXXLXY domain-containing protein, protein MLDVDANPKRPEPGLWRRLAAREPALVVAAAVFQLAILGWMIGGMMLMFRDSRVVLLQVVPVDPRDLMRGDYVILSYPFSRLPSGEVEGLPGPYTSDNQQAWHGRPVFVTLVPEADGSHYRGELVSASPPPSGTVYIQGTLQSASRIDFGIESFYVQEGQGKAYEEAVKQNQLWAEVALTPNGWGTVRGLRIEGDDHAGSGR, encoded by the coding sequence ATGCTTGACGTTGACGCGAATCCGAAACGACCCGAGCCCGGCCTCTGGCGGCGGCTGGCCGCCCGTGAGCCGGCGCTGGTGGTCGCAGCGGCGGTCTTCCAGCTCGCGATCCTCGGCTGGATGATCGGCGGCATGATGCTCATGTTTCGCGACAGCCGCGTCGTTCTCCTGCAAGTCGTGCCGGTCGATCCGCGCGACCTGATGCGGGGCGACTACGTGATCCTGAGCTACCCGTTCAGCCGGCTGCCTTCCGGCGAGGTCGAGGGCTTGCCGGGCCCGTACACGTCGGACAACCAGCAGGCGTGGCACGGCCGCCCGGTCTTCGTGACGCTCGTCCCCGAAGCCGACGGCTCGCACTATCGCGGCGAGCTCGTCAGCGCGTCCCCCCCGCCGTCGGGGACCGTCTACATCCAGGGGACGCTTCAAAGCGCGTCTCGGATCGACTTCGGAATCGAGTCGTTCTACGTCCAGGAAGGCCAGGGGAAAGCCTACGAGGAGGCGGTGAAGCAGAACCAGTTGTGGGCCGAGGTCGCGCTGACCCCGAACGGCTGGGGCACGGTGCGCGGCCTGCGGATCGAGGGGGACGACCACGCGGGATCGGGCCGATAG
- a CDS encoding DUF2157 domain-containing protein: MNTREISDGRHEWLAGEMESWTAQGLLTGDQAARILGLYGSPEERSARRGGQAVSAITSLATLLVGLGVLLLVAFNWMVLPAALKIVLVVAAMLASHAGGWFLRFRMGRRAASDALFFLGCLFYGGAIWQTAQVFNITVASNTGFWWWAVGSLPFALASRSLALHGLVAAILATYTGLSTVGWFFSSGGSSERLSDPAFSIPLLALPGLIWAYGRKSAGGVGMYVMLLTWWVLVQPTAWRLDDAPIFWVGSVGALLLLIAECHPARSPLAIPYRTFGVLLTGGVLLLLGVYTFNSDALGRVMPTPLVIETAVAAVVAVGLVVLAAELERRRATLSGSGYGSAPRVGNAFLDERRRIPLGLVLLMAAMGFWNALVGTPLAPTIAANVAMLALSLWLMMVGLREERGRPFTAGVLYFLTWAVCRYVDMFGDFGGMVGAALMFFLCGAALFGVARFWQRRSRKGSDHA, from the coding sequence ATGAACACCCGAGAGATCAGCGACGGTCGGCATGAGTGGCTGGCCGGCGAGATGGAATCCTGGACCGCGCAAGGGCTGCTGACCGGCGACCAGGCGGCGCGGATACTCGGGCTCTACGGGAGCCCCGAAGAGCGTTCGGCGCGCCGGGGGGGCCAGGCGGTCTCGGCGATCACGAGCCTGGCGACGTTGCTCGTCGGCCTGGGCGTGCTGTTGCTGGTCGCCTTCAACTGGATGGTGCTGCCGGCGGCGTTGAAGATCGTGCTCGTCGTCGCGGCGATGCTCGCCTCGCATGCGGGAGGATGGTTCCTCCGGTTCCGGATGGGACGCCGAGCGGCCTCGGACGCGCTGTTCTTCCTGGGCTGCCTCTTCTACGGCGGGGCGATCTGGCAGACCGCGCAGGTCTTCAATATCACCGTCGCCAGCAACACCGGCTTCTGGTGGTGGGCGGTGGGCTCGCTGCCGTTCGCCCTGGCGTCGCGGAGCCTGGCGCTGCACGGCCTGGTCGCGGCGATCCTGGCGACTTATACGGGGCTTTCGACTGTCGGCTGGTTCTTCAGCAGCGGTGGCTCGTCGGAGCGGTTGAGCGACCCGGCCTTCAGCATCCCCTTGCTCGCGCTGCCCGGGTTGATCTGGGCGTACGGGCGCAAGTCGGCCGGGGGCGTTGGGATGTACGTCATGCTGCTGACCTGGTGGGTGCTCGTGCAGCCGACGGCCTGGCGGCTCGACGACGCGCCGATCTTCTGGGTCGGCTCGGTGGGCGCCCTGCTCTTGCTGATCGCCGAGTGCCACCCGGCCCGGAGCCCCCTGGCCATTCCCTATCGCACCTTCGGCGTGCTGCTGACCGGCGGCGTCTTGCTCTTGCTGGGCGTCTACACCTTCAACAGCGACGCCCTCGGCCGCGTCATGCCGACGCCGCTGGTGATCGAGACGGCCGTGGCGGCGGTCGTGGCCGTGGGCCTGGTCGTGCTGGCGGCCGAACTCGAACGCCGACGCGCGACGCTTTCCGGTTCCGGTTACGGTTCCGCGCCGCGCGTGGGCAACGCCTTCCTCGACGAGCGCCGGCGGATTCCGCTGGGGCTCGTCTTGCTGATGGCGGCCATGGGCTTCTGGAACGCGCTGGTCGGCACCCCGCTCGCGCCGACGATCGCGGCCAACGTCGCGATGCTGGCGCTCTCGCTCTGGCTGATGATGGTCGGCCTCCGCGAAGAACGGGGCCGACCGTTCACGGCGGGCGTGCTCTACTTCCTGACCTGGGCGGTCTGCCGCTACGTCGACATGTTCGGCGACTTCGGCGGCATGGTGGGCGCGGCCCTGATGTTCTTCCTCTGCGGCGCGGCGCTCTTCGGCGTGGCCCGGTTCTGGCAACGGCGAAGTCGAAAGGGGAGCGACCATGCTTGA